Genomic segment of Malus domestica chromosome 15, GDT2T_hap1:
AACCGCAAGATGTTTAACCCTGCCCGAGAATGTGAAATCTTGTCCGACTGTCTTCGTTCTGTTTTTCAATTAATAGATCTGGTGTTATAAGGCATTCCCCAATTTATATTCAAGTGTTTTCCAATCTTTTGATGACTCAAACCCCCATTAGTTCTTAGATCTGGTTCATTTAATGGTTTTATCGTCATAAGAAGATTGAAATGAATTAAACTGATGACTTGATCAGATCTGGACCCTCACCCCTTAAACATATAAGATAATAAGTCTttgatctcaaggcatagaaaagaacttaatgtagacttaactCATCTacaacaatcctttgataaacaagaagtcaaaaataacttggggcgcaagtaatcggctTGTTCTACATCTACCATACagagatggcagtggcatgcCCAAGCACTTAGttggttttgattgcgagcctcaaggccttcacctaaggccctacaaaggcacttttcagaactaactttgttTTCCTATTGTAGTATTGCGACAAGCAGGAGCCCGACaatcaaccaaagtgccaactcctcgAGGAGCTATGTGCTAGAGCCAGGAACGCCCACCAGCCAGATTTCTTGCCCGAACAATtttattaaactattattttatcattttctttctttcttttctgaaTCTTTCAACTCTTGTTCAAGTAGGAGTATGTGTACCTAATTTTATGCAGGATTACGAAATGACATTATGTGCGGGGGAGTTCCAAGTGAATAGTCAGCACTAAAGTCAGCAGTCGGTTGCAGGCGAAGCTCTCGGCTCTATTTGGTTAAAGTATTCCAACGTCGTTTATGATGATTCAGATTGCTTCCTAGAGATATTGATTAATATTGCaagtctttctttgtttttttaattcaacCCAACAACCTCAATACACCTAATTATCAATGTTTTtaaataaactattatttcaagtcGGCAGGAAGATACCTGCAGCTTGAGAGGAAGCTACCCCCGCAGGTTTTTAAAATGCATCTTTGTAGAAGGTCCTCTGTCTGGTCCTCTGTCTGTTCTGCATCTTCAATGACACAATTAAATTCAGTGGTTGTTAACCATCTGCTAATTTTTCATATCTGAAGAGTGAAGGGCAAGCAATTGAAAGTTCCCCCTGTTCAAATTGCCAAGAAACCAGGTTATGCTCGTTCCtaactatatatatttttggaggTTTTTCCATATTTGTCTTACAAATTTTTCCATAGCTGTATGTTTTTGCTATATTGCTCTAATTAATTTTACCGCTGTCAGTGTATTCTTTTAGTGCCTAGataaaacaaattcaaaattgtATAAAGGCGAAAATGAGAACATGAAAACTACATTTAACGTGATTCACTCAATTTGAGCTACATTCGCAGGTTGGTAGCTAGTTCTATGGAGTAGGCCCAGTAGGGACATTCACTTTACAAGAAGAAGGTAAACAAATTCAAGCACACAAGTGTTTATTATTCTCACATTTGCTCTTAATTCCGGTTTCAACAAATACCTTGACAGCTCCTTAAAAGTTCGATTTATATTGCATATAACTCAGGATAACATGGGGTAGCAATATGAATTAAAACCGAACGAAAATATATTGATATAGGAGATTGATCCAAGGAAGTAAGCCTGAACTTCAGTCTTTTCCATCTACTTAAAATTGATTTCAGTTTCTAGATTTTATCTACTTAAAATTGATttcagtttctagtttcatgtTGTCACAACCCTTCCCCCACCATTCTTTAATCCTCATGTCTTCCATGTATTTCCCTTATATatctaacaaaaataaaaactaaaaacagaaTGGTTAACAAACAGTATCGTAGTTGTTCAAACGCTGTCTAGTGCACTTTAAATATGATAGACTTGCAATAAGAAACCGAGTAAGTTCCTCCTGTCTTTATGCCTCTCATTAAGTCCCAAAGAATCCAACTGCCACCCATTTGTTTTAAGCAACAAAATATAGTTAGTTCAGTGGTTGTACCTCAACGGTCAGTATAATTAACTCCCGAAATCTTTCTCTCACATGacatttttctttacttttccAAATCCTAGCTATTTTTTGCTCTTTTGTGTCTAATTAATAAATTTCGTTATTGATGTTGTACTGTTAAAGAGGCACTAATGTCTAACATGATCATGTATGTTCTTAAAGCATATATTTATCCTTTGCAGTTTAGAATTGGCAATAACCAAAATGCTAACATTTATGCATTAATGCATCCGTGTGTGGTCTTTGTAGTGTATTCCGAACAAGATGAAGCCAAGACACAAAAAGCAATAAAAAGAGAGAAGACAACCGATGTTTTGCCACTTTATAGAGTATTTGTTTAGTTTCATTCATATTTTGTGTTTTCTGTGCAGTAGAGAAACCGCACAACAGAAAGAACTTCTCGTCTACTGTACATCCAAGAGCCAAGTCTTAAAATGATGATGAATCCTTTGGGGAGTACTGTGGCGATGAGCATGGGAGGAACCTGTATGCCTTTTCCTACTTCAACTCCACAATGGAAATATGATGTCTTCTGGAGTTTTAGAGGTGATGATGCCCGCAAGGGTTTCACCGCTTCCTGCACACATTCCCACCGTTCAAGTCCTCCAtggaaacctgaagtttttttaagttttagagGTGATTACACTCGGAGGCGTTTCAGAGTTGCCCGTGCATTTTTCTCCCCTTCAACTCCTCAATGGAAATATGATGTATTTTTGAGCTTTAGAGGTGAAGACTCTAGAAAGGGATTCACAGACCACTTATACACTGCACTGGAAAGTCATGGAATAATAACTTTTAGGGATGACCCTAAACTTCAAAAAGGGGAATCTATTTCTCCCGGACTTGTTACTGCAATTGAAGAATCAAGATTTGCACTCATTGTTCTCTCGGAAAGTTATGCAACGTCGTCATGGTGCTTGGACGAACTTTTACATATTCTTAAATGCATGGAAGCAAGAGAAGCAGTGCTACCAATTTTTTATAATGTTGATCCCTCTAATGTAAGAAAGCAAACAGGATGTTTTGCAGAAGCCTTCAATAAACATGAAAAAGACAGGGTAGACGAAAAGAAGGTGCGAAGTTGGAGATATGCTTTGGCGAAAGTGGCAAATTTCTCTGGGTGGGATTCAAAGGACTGGTAATGTTTTGATTTTTCTCGCAAGCATGTCCTTATTTAATGACGCGCGCGCGCACCTGCAACCACacccacacacccacacacacgcaTAGAACCGCACACTCATACCCATAGTGTGACTTCTGTTTGAGGAATAGAAATATATCACAAATTACAATGAACATAGCTATAAATGCCATTAAAAGAATTCCATCTGTAGTTGTATAATACTTATACAATGCACATCATatatgttgagaatgaattccaCATTAATGGGAAGAGGGACTTTGCATgaacttataagtaagttgggctactctccatattgccaattggtttatgatggaacctcaactttcttcatggtatcaaagcaggttGTCCCAATGTGAAGTCAAATGGCCACATGTGCTCCATGTCATCCGATtatgttgtccacgtgttaggcttAAAAATTTGCCACACAGGAAGGGGCGTGTTGataatgaatctcacattgatgggagggggaaccttgcatgtgcttataagtaagttgtgTTAGGAATGTcagtactacaagatagagaatgcacaacgTAAAATAGAAAATGGACACTAAGAATTTAtgtgtggttcggcaatttatgcctacgtccacgaaacaaggatcaatcttcactatatgaaaaagatgagtacaacaagagtagtcttaccaagccaaagacaaggcttgatggatacaagaaagtataacaacACTTTCTCTCacactaaacttcactcacaccatgtgtagtggaacacactcactctcactcttggagtggaactctagctttggacttgatccttttctactcactcttggttcttaattggttacatcacacccatatttataggtgagggtttggcattctactagtttctagtttctagtgtattcttcaaacctctagcatagataattctagactagccacaaaattgtagcttctagatctttccatttgcaaccaaggaagctagtactctctagcttcttccatcaacttaataacatgctagaattgtctagcatgctccagccacctcacttgcttactagaataatctagaacattgatcatgggctggaccatataccaacaagtTGGGCTAGTCTTGATATCGCCCATtagttttatgatggaacccCAATTTTCTTCAATATTTAGGTGTGTGATTATTGTGTTTTGGCTTGATTCAATGCAAAAAATAGTGAAAACATTTCGGAACTAATATATCTAACTCTATTCTTTTCCATAGGTCTGAAGCAAAGCTTGTCAAAGATATTGTTCAAGTGGTATGGAAAAAGTTGCGCCCAACATTATTATGTCATGTGAGCGACTTTGTTGCAATCGATTCAAGGTCGAAACCAATTATTGATTTGTGTTTAGATGCAACGGTGAATCATGGTTGCTTTATTGGGATATGGGGGATGGGCGGTATTGGTAAGACAACTATTGCAAGAGTTGTGTACGAGAGAATCTCTCATGAGTTTGAGTTCCAAATATTTCTAGCTGATGTTAGAAGTAATGTCGAAAAAGGTGGTCTACCTCACCTGCAAAAGCAACTTCTTTGTAAAATCGGCATGGAAAAGATTGACATATGGGAGGTTCATGAAGGAGCAGCAATGATACGCAGGTTTCTACGTGGCAAAAAGGTTCTTTTAGTTCTTGATGATGTGAACCATTTGCATCAATTAGAATATTTGGCTGGAAATCAAGAGTGGTTTGGATTGGGGAGCAGAGTTCTCATTACATCAAGAGATGAGCATTTGTTATTTAAACACGGAGTGGAGAGACGGTTTGAGGTTGAAGGACTCAATAACGATGACTCTCTTCAACTTTTTAGCTGGAATGCCTTTAAGAAAGATTGCCCTGAACCAGGTTTTGTTCATTTGTCAAATCGTGTGGCCAATTATGCCAAAGGTCTTCCACTAGCTCTTAAAGTCTTGGGATCTTTTCTGCACGGAAGAGGTTTAACAGCATGGAAAAGTATGTTGGATAAACTAGGCAAAATTTGTAATTCAGAAGTTTTTGAGACACTTAAAATAAGTTACGACGGTTTAGATGACAATGAGAAGAATATTTTTCTAGACATCGCATGTTTCTTTAGTGGAGAGACCAAAGATCAAGTAAGAGAGGTACTTGAAGCTAGCGGTTTTAATGCACATATTGGAATTGATGTCCTTGTTGAGAAATCTCTCTTAACTGTTAATTCAGTCGGTGAGCTATCGATGCATGATTTACTCCAAGAAATGGGTCGAGAAATTGTTCGCCAAGAATCTCCTGATGATCCAGGCAAGCGTAGCAGGTTGTGGCGTAGAGATGACATCAATCGTGTCCTGAGCGAAAATACAGTAAGAGGCTTTTATTACAATGATAAATTTGATTGCTAGTTGCTATTATGTCTTACGTACAACATGGTGTTGTACTAGTTACTGCTTTCCTTATGGTATTACTTGGAATATATTCATGTTGACTAGGGAACAGAAACAATTGAATGTATAATCATGGACCCAGATGAGCAAGGAGCAGTCCAAGTGAATGCTAAATCCTTTTCAATGATGAAAAAACTGAGATACCTCAAGCTATATGATACGACCCTCTCTAACGGGCTTGAATATCTTCCCAATAGTTTGCGGTTCCTTGTATGGCACAACTTTCCTCTAAAAACTTTGCCATCATCTTTCTGTCCAGAGCATCTAGTGGAACTTCGCATGATCTTTAGTCACCTTGAACATCTTTGGAAGGGAATAAAGGTACTTTTCTCTCTCATTGATTTTTATTACCTACATTAATATCATGCGAAGCTAATTTTGCTATGTTTTCACTTGATAACAGCATTCATACAATTTGAAAATCCTTGAACTTTCTAACTCTCCAAATCTTGTGGAAACCCCCGACTTCAGAGGTATGCCAAATCTTGAGCGTCTGATTCTTGAATTTTGCAACCTGTATGAAGTTGACAAATCCGTGGGAACGCTTGAAAGACTTAAGGTTATGAACTTGAGTGGTTGCCAAAACCTTGCGCGTCTTCCAAGAAGTGTATCTGGCTTAAAGTCTCTGGAAGATCTTGATGTTTCTTTTTGCTTGAGGCTTGAAAAGTTGCCAGAAGGCTTGGGCCATGTTGAGAGTTTGGAACGGCTTGATGTGCGTGAAACTGCTATAACTGAACCACCTTCTTCCATTGGTCTATTGAGAAACATGAAGGAATTATATTTCGGCAGATATCAAAAAAGAAGTCCAAGTCGCGCACATTTGCGGTTGCCTTCTTTATCTGGTTTGCAATCTTTAACGCACTTGAGTCTAAGTAACTGCAATCTTTTGGAAGGAGGAATTCCAAATGATATCGGCTGCCTCTCCTCATTAAGGTATTTGGATCTAAGTGAAAATCCTCTTTCTAGCTTACCCATGAGTATTTGTCAACTTTCCAAACTTGAATACCTTGGAGTGTCTAGTTGCAACAGTCTTCAAACATTAATCCCAGAGCTTCCTTCTACAATATCCTGTGTTGAAGCTTACAATTGCGAGGCACTGGAATCAGCTCGTGTAGACGTGATTAAACTTTTTGCTAACTGTTTCAAGCGGGTGGAGATGCAAGTTTGCACGAGTACGCATCGTCCTGGTTTAGGATGCTTGTTTGTAGTTCCTGGAAGTGAAATTCCGGAGTGTTTCAACCACAGAAGTGTGGGATTGTCAATCAGCGTCAAGCTACATCCAGGGTGGTCTACTGACCAGAAGTTAAAGGGATTTGCGGTGTGTGGGATCTTCGGGAGGATGCATCGTTATTTAAATGTCCTCAAACTCAGCATCAATGGAAAAGCATGTTTAATGGCCCAGCAGAGAACCGATCTTTTAAGGAGAGACCACCTTTTGTTCTTCTTCCTTCCACGGCATGAATTCTTTACCGGCAATGAGTGGCAGAATATCAGTGAGCTTGAATTTTCGTTTGAGCATAAGCACAAACCAATGCGGGAAGAGATGATATCTGGGATTGGGATGTGTTTAGTGTACGAGGAAGATGTAGAAGCGGTTATTTGAGGCAAGGGTTTGTTAGAATTCGTGAAGGGATCTTGAATTCCTTGATAGCCATTTGCAGCagcttgataattttttttgcaattttataGCAATTTGGTCAACAGAGGTTGTTCACATATGTCGAGGAAACTTATATATTATTGTGTTTTTCTGGTCTGCAGCCAAATAAATGGGTCCAACGGTTTGTTGGGGGAAATATTATTACAACATTGCTTTTCAATTTGAGTAATATTAAGGAGACTagatttgcaaactaaatgatatgtcaccaatagaaaatagatatgtttaataatctaatcatcaacttccatatcatttagttttcaaaacttagttctcctagcattactctttcaGTTTTCACCTAATTAATGGGGAGTTTGAATGGAAATAAAGACATTTATTAGGTGTTGATCTCATGAAATTTGTCTGTTTTTTTTAACGATATTGTCTACACTAAATGGGTGAGAGAGTAGGCTAAacctcataatgagctagcaataatgtggttcaaattcgcttttgttGAGAATCGAATTtaatacctctcacttacaaataaagatgaaTACCGCTAGACTCtagtactaaatgacatgaaattTCTCTTATAGTCTTCCTAATATTAAGCTAATAGACTGCTTATTGTGCCCTTCTAATAAACATGATTGACACAATTCTAGAGCATCTTCTAGAATTGTATAACTGTCAAAAGTGAGTGACTGTTCATCGAACCTATTAGCTTGCGTTATACTGTTTACAAAGTgagttctaaaaaaaaaaattgttagcaGATTAAGCCCTTTGATGAGCCATCTTGTGAGTCCCAATCAGGCCTTTGTACCTAGGAGATTAGTTAGTTGGATCAATCAGTAGAGGTGGAATTGCCCACACCACAGAAGCAGAATGAGAAACTGCTCAGCTAGCATAGTTCGCCGCACACGAAAGCAGCAAAGGAAGAGCGAGCGGGGCTACGTACAACGCAGAGAATGAACACGAAGGCTTCAGCCCTGTGGCATTGGGTTCGCTTTGCATATCTATCGCCCCCTCGATCATTTTAAAGCGCGTCCTCCTATAATGCTTGGCCCCTTTATTCATGAAAGAAAGTGAGTCAAATTCGCTATTCTCTTCTCTGCTAGATTAGCCTCATGGCATGCCGTAACCCATGCTTCAATCTGGTCAAGGCATTGGCATTGTTAACCAAAGATTGAACCAAACTGAGTTTTATTGCGTCAAACTTACGCTATTCCAACCGCTTACGAACGCTAATTGGTAGCTTTACTGACTGCATGGTATATATTGGAATGGAAGATGTCACTGATTGAATCATAGTAGCTCTCCCAGCGAAAGATAAACATACAGCCTTCCAAGCAACAAGCCTTTTTTGGCTTTTCTCAATAATATCCTTGTAGTGGACTTGTGACTCGAGAATAGATGAGGGGCACCCCAAGGGAGTTACTTAGACAAAGAAGAACTACAAACATTACTTATCTTATGGGCAAGACCAGCACCAATATTAGGAGAGCAAAATATGTTGGACTTTTCAAAacaaatttgttgatgcacaaaaccaatcCAAACAAACTCGCTTTTACTTCCCCCATAAGTAAAGGTATGCCAAGAGCAATTATCTTACTAGGACCAAGAGAGGGAAATACGCCAGGGAGTGAACAAATATTCCCATTAACAGATTCCTCAATGAATAAAAAACTAACAACTAAGTTATTGATAGCCTCCTTATCATGGAGCCAAGTCCCATAAacctttttacttttctatcgATGGATCGAACTATCAACTCTGGGGGCTTCATTCCCCTTTTCTTTATTAAGCTATCCACATAAGTCTCAGTCTTTCATGTTCTTCTACTTATGGCCACTTGTAGCATTTATCTGTACATTGTTATAAGACATGGATCCATCGTCTTTCTATATGCAAATTCAGTACTTCGTAATTTCATGCGGAGCCTTCGCTTCTCCACATGGACACCTTCGGTGCCTCACAACTACTTTGACTTTGTAACTTGCAGCTGATCCCAAACCCTTTTCTTTACTTGCATAAGGGACTTGCCTATTTAAGGAATGAATAGGATGGAAATAGGGATCTCATCAGGTCTGTGCTTGCCACTAGATATCATCTGAATGGACGCTTTCTGGTAATAGAAACCTCATTTCAACCCCTTCTCCCGATGGGCACTACCTCCGGTGGGAAAAGATACCTATAGGACCATTCCGGCAGTTTTTCAAGCCTCCCCTCACTCCTTTGATGCATCTGATCGATACAAAGCTCGAAACGTCTAGGTATCGGGTTGATCTTAATCACATTGGGATGGTACAAGGAAACAAGATGGACTCGGTTAGGTCACCCCCGAGTCCTTTTTTTAGAAGTTCAAATGGCTTCTAGTATGGATGTGTCTTGGCTTCGCCTGACTTTCAAGATCATCTCAATCCCCTCTCCCTAATGGTATGGTCGAGCAATCTCCTGCTGGTTGAGTGTGAAACCTTCCGCTTGCAGAGATCGAAGGCAGGATTATAAACTGTTTTCCAAGCTTTGGGTTAGGATTGTTCTCTCGAGACTATAGTGGGAAATCCTTTACAACAACATTTTGTGTAAACATGAGGTTACGAAGCAAACGAAGTGAGGTGGAAGTGAAGCGAAGTGAAGTAGGCAATCTTTGCCACTGTTGACTTGAACCAGCGTCCAAATATGGAGGGTTGCCTTTGCGGCAAACCCAGTTtagaaaacaaaacccaaacaaGGGCATCCTACCTTTCGTCACCCTTACAGACCCTACATTTGTGAAATGACGGAATGATACAAGGGATCCCCCGACTAGTCAGGGAGACCGGGACTGGCAAAATGGATGGTTTGTAATCATCCCCTCCCATGGCAAGCATGACGAGGAGCACCACTTTCAGTACAAAGCAGTGGATGAGGTGCCACTCTTTCGTTTCAGTCGCGTTGACAACAAAAGGGTGTGTGGCCGTGTTCCGTCAAGCCATCGAGATGAGTGTGCCTCTTTGACAGAGTCCCCTTATCTTGCGTAGTAATTCCTGAATCTCTTGCCACCGAAGTAAGTCAAAGGATGGTTCCGCTccttcattctttttttttaatttattaattgcaCAAGATCTGCTTCGCAACCTCACGGTTGTATTCACGAGGCTGCGCAATAAAGGTTGCGGAGTCAATTGTCATATAAATTGAATCCATCAGAATTCTCGTCTTGTATAAGACTTTCGCCTTCGCTTCGTGGAATGTCACCACCATCGGCATCAGTATCTTCTGACCCGTCTTCTTTTTGGATTCTCTCGTACCATAAACtgggtatgaaaatgaaattttcaacAGTCATCTGCTACATAAACACTAAGCCTTGTTTGTACTACACTAGTGACATGGCAAACTCACAATTGGTAAACTTCTCCATCTATTAGTCCTATCGCTTTAGTTTGTGGTTTTAGTAAGATACAAGGAcatgaacaggttgagaacgTATTTGGAAATATACCTGTTGTGAAcagattttttaacaaacatcACGCAAATTGCACCATGCAACTAGGCTATACTAATATACAAGAACATGATCACAGAAATTCATCATAAACGCAAACAATTTCACAACTGTATGTAATTGCTGCATCCCTAGAAATACCAGTTTTTAAAGACGAGACCTTGGCATCgcctttgaaaagaaaaattccCTACCACTTACTAAAAGACTTAGCAAGTGATTCTTACAATCAAACTTGTTAATCATTCCGAACTCTGTGATCTTAACCCCCAATCATAAGGTATCCTGAATACACAAGGTACAAAGGGGACTGTTTGAAAAAATTTCTACTACTTCTTATAGGTTCTAGAGTTAGGGGAGTTACAGCGCAAGGGTGATAGGGGCTGTCTTGCTGCTTCTTGCTCACTGAAATCAATCTTCCCTTGAATCGGGCTGCTTATGTTAGAGCTTGATTTGCGCTTATTTGACTGCAACGGAGAAACAATGCAATATATTAGACCAGATCAATACATAGAACAAACGAGTCAAAGCAATTATTTTCCATTTGTCTCACCTTCGCTGATGCACTGTCAATATGTTTTCCACCAGACGCAGAATGGTTTCTTTCCTTCTGGTATAGCCTCAGTAATCTTTTGTTCTCCACATCTAGGACTTTGTTTTCTTCAAAAAGCAATTTGACCTGCATACATCATACAATACAGAGTATTCCAGGAAAAATCAAGAGAGGACAGATCAGGGAAAGAAGCAAAGGTTCGAAATTTTCTGCACTCCTTACCTCTTCTTCAGCCGTCCGAAGATTGATTCTTAGAT
This window contains:
- the LOC114821771 gene encoding TMV resistance protein N-like, encoding MMMNPLGSTVAMSMGGTCMPFPTSTPQWKYDVFWSFRGDDARKGFTASCTHSHRSSPPWKPEVFLSFRGDYTRRRFRVARAFFSPSTPQWKYDVFLSFRGEDSRKGFTDHLYTALESHGIITFRDDPKLQKGESISPGLVTAIEESRFALIVLSESYATSSWCLDELLHILKCMEAREAVLPIFYNVDPSNVRKQTGCFAEAFNKHEKDRVDEKKVRSWRYALAKVANFSGWDSKDWSEAKLVKDIVQVVWKKLRPTLLCHVSDFVAIDSRSKPIIDLCLDATVNHGCFIGIWGMGGIGKTTIARVVYERISHEFEFQIFLADVRSNVEKGGLPHLQKQLLCKIGMEKIDIWEVHEGAAMIRRFLRGKKVLLVLDDVNHLHQLEYLAGNQEWFGLGSRVLITSRDEHLLFKHGVERRFEVEGLNNDDSLQLFSWNAFKKDCPEPGFVHLSNRVANYAKGLPLALKVLGSFLHGRGLTAWKSMLDKLGKICNSEVFETLKISYDGLDDNEKNIFLDIACFFSGETKDQVREVLEASGFNAHIGIDVLVEKSLLTVNSVGELSMHDLLQEMGREIVRQESPDDPGKRSRLWRRDDINRVLSENTGTETIECIIMDPDEQGAVQVNAKSFSMMKKLRYLKLYDTTLSNGLEYLPNSLRFLVWHNFPLKTLPSSFCPEHLVELRMIFSHLEHLWKGIKHSYNLKILELSNSPNLVETPDFRGMPNLERLILEFCNLYEVDKSVGTLERLKVMNLSGCQNLARLPRSVSGLKSLEDLDVSFCLRLEKLPEGLGHVESLERLDVRETAITEPPSSIGLLRNMKELYFGRYQKRSPSRAHLRLPSLSGLQSLTHLSLSNCNLLEGGIPNDIGCLSSLRYLDLSENPLSSLPMSICQLSKLEYLGVSSCNSLQTLIPELPSTISCVEAYNCEALESARVDVIKLFANCFKRVEMQVCTSTHRPGLGCLFVVPGSEIPECFNHRSVGLSISVKLHPGWSTDQKLKGFAVCGIFGRMHRYLNVLKLSINGKACLMAQQRTDLLRRDHLLFFFLPRHEFFTGNEWQNISELEFSFEHKHKPMREEMISGIGMCLVYEEDVEAVI